A window from Herpetosiphonaceae bacterium encodes these proteins:
- the pdhA gene encoding pyruvate dehydrogenase (acetyl-transferring) E1 component subunit alpha, translating into MATTPETTEQYAGLSPEQLIEMYRQMVLIRIFEEKCQEMYTRAKIGGFLHLYVGQESVAVGTVGALRPEDHIITHYRDHGHAIARGLDVNPLMAELFGKATGCAQGLGGSMHLVDVSKNFWGGYAIVGSHLLMACGMATAVKLQKKQEVVMVFFGDGATNGGEFYEALNFAQLSKLPVVFVCENNLFAMGTPIAVHTSVQEIYRKACAFDMTSERVDGNDPVATYEAARRAVEHARTGKGPVLLEAVTYRFRGHSAQDTQKYRTKEDVEKYRAKDPNLVFRKRLIDDGIMTEEQAQQIDQQAEEEAQASVEFADQSPPADEKWLTTGVYANPISDTY; encoded by the coding sequence ATGGCAACCACGCCCGAAACGACTGAACAGTATGCCGGATTAAGTCCTGAGCAGCTCATCGAGATGTACCGGCAGATGGTGCTGATCCGTATTTTCGAGGAGAAGTGCCAGGAGATGTACACCCGCGCCAAGATCGGCGGCTTCTTGCACCTCTACGTCGGCCAGGAGTCGGTCGCGGTCGGTACGGTCGGCGCGCTGAGGCCGGAAGACCACATCATCACCCACTACCGCGACCACGGCCACGCTATCGCGCGCGGGCTGGATGTCAACCCGCTGATGGCCGAGCTGTTCGGCAAGGCCACGGGCTGCGCGCAGGGCCTCGGCGGCTCGATGCATCTGGTCGATGTCAGCAAAAACTTCTGGGGCGGCTACGCGATCGTCGGCAGCCATCTGCTGATGGCCTGCGGCATGGCGACCGCCGTCAAGCTCCAGAAGAAGCAGGAAGTGGTGATGGTCTTCTTTGGTGACGGCGCGACCAACGGCGGCGAGTTCTACGAGGCGCTCAACTTTGCCCAGCTTAGCAAATTGCCGGTCGTCTTTGTCTGCGAAAATAACTTGTTTGCGATGGGCACGCCGATCGCGGTACATACCTCCGTGCAGGAGATTTACCGCAAAGCCTGCGCCTTCGACATGACCTCCGAGCGCGTCGACGGCAACGATCCGGTCGCGACCTACGAGGCTGCCAGGCGGGCGGTCGAGCACGCGCGCACGGGCAAAGGCCCGGTGCTGCTGGAGGCCGTCACCTATCGCTTCCGAGGCCACTCCGCGCAGGATACGCAAAAGTACCGCACCAAGGAAGATGTCGAAAAGTACCGCGCGAAAGATCCCAATCTGGTCTTCCGCAAGCGGCTGATCGACGATGGCATCATGACCGAGGAGCAGGCGCAGCAGATCGATCAGCAGGCCGAGGAAGAGGCGCAGGCGTCGGTGGAGTTTGCCGATCAGAGCCCGCCCGCCGACGAGAAATGGCTGACGACCGGCGTGTACGCCAATCCGATCTCCGACACGTATTAG
- a CDS encoding methyltransferase domain-containing protein → MRSFVPRQSSESERLDGTIDDLRLLRANLRDMARANRWLGTHRAVTGRVSEWLQSVPPGYTLRVLDVATGGADLPQALQRWSEREGRALTLLASDIRRDVLRIAQHTTRHTSIQLFQSDALALPFADGGVDIVTCTQALHHFSRDAAVRLLRELARVARIGVIVNDLRRSYIAYWGARLLAYGPVSPLSRHDGPLSVLRAYTPSELNALVHQAHLPARVRRASGFRLEVDIQQTMPGYEATERCV, encoded by the coding sequence ATGCGAAGTTTCGTCCCAAGACAATCGAGCGAGTCCGAGCGATTGGACGGCACGATCGACGATCTGCGATTGCTGCGAGCTAACCTGCGCGATATGGCGCGGGCCAATCGCTGGCTTGGAACACACCGCGCTGTCACGGGGCGAGTAAGCGAGTGGCTCCAGAGCGTACCGCCGGGCTACACCCTGCGCGTGCTCGACGTTGCCACCGGTGGCGCGGATCTGCCGCAGGCGTTGCAGCGCTGGAGCGAGCGTGAGGGCCGCGCGCTGACGCTGCTAGCAAGCGATATTCGCCGCGATGTGCTGAGGATTGCTCAGCACACGACGCGCCATACGTCGATTCAACTGTTCCAAAGCGATGCGCTGGCGCTGCCCTTTGCCGATGGCGGTGTGGACATCGTCACGTGTACGCAGGCACTTCACCATTTTAGCCGCGATGCTGCGGTACGGCTCTTGCGCGAGCTGGCGCGAGTAGCCCGCATTGGCGTGATCGTCAACGACCTGCGGCGAAGCTACATCGCCTACTGGGGCGCGCGGCTCCTCGCGTATGGTCCAGTCTCTCCTCTTTCGCGCCACGACGGGCCGCTCTCGGTACTGCGCGCGTACACTCCATCCGAACTCAACGCGCTGGTACACCAGGCGCACCTGCCCGCTCGCGTTCGCCGCGCATCGGGGTTTCGGCTGGAGGTGGACATACAGCAGACCATGCCGGGCTATGAGGCGACAGAGCGCTGCGTGTAG
- a CDS encoding phosphoribosyltransferase family protein, with translation MSITKEYVSWQQIETMVERLARAARERSFDALLAVTRGGLVPAGMMAYHLGMRNILVAAVQFYTGVGQRADTPSFLQFPADPFINGQNVLIVDDIWDSGKTIAAVKSRIVAAGGTPFTAVLHYKPRASLFPDQQPEYYVEATEAWIVYPWEPEDER, from the coding sequence ATGTCGATCACCAAAGAATATGTCTCGTGGCAGCAGATCGAGACGATGGTCGAGCGGCTGGCCCGCGCGGCGCGGGAGCGCTCGTTCGACGCGCTGCTGGCGGTGACGCGCGGCGGCCTGGTTCCCGCCGGGATGATGGCCTACCATCTCGGCATGCGCAACATTTTGGTCGCCGCCGTGCAGTTCTACACCGGCGTGGGACAGCGCGCCGACACGCCTTCGTTCTTGCAGTTCCCCGCCGATCCGTTCATCAACGGTCAAAACGTGCTGATCGTGGACGATATTTGGGACAGCGGCAAGACGATCGCCGCCGTCAAAAGCCGGATCGTCGCGGCGGGTGGTACGCCCTTCACGGCGGTGCTGCACTACAAGCCCAGGGCGTCGCTCTTCCCCGATCAGCAGCCTGAGTATTATGTCGAGGCGACGGAAGCCTGGATCGTCTATCCCTGGGAGCCGGAGGACGAGCGGTAG
- the miaA gene encoding tRNA (adenosine(37)-N6)-dimethylallyltransferase MiaA has product MNGHALPPLVAIVGPTAVGKTALSIALARRLDGEIVNADSRQIYRCMDIGTAKPSIAEQAAAPHHLIDIVAPDEPYSLAVYQQQALHAVEQIVGRRHVPLLVGGTGQYVAAVLEGWNIPRVPPQPDVRARLEAEAAQQGTAALYARLQTLDPAAAARIEPNNRRRIIRALEVYEITGIPISTQQTRQPPPYRITTLWLTLDRATLYRRIDQRVDAMIAAGLVDEVRALLDRGYDWSLPALSSLGYKELRPWFEGSAPLEECIQRLKFNTHAFVRKQDMWFKRLPHCVHVPADDPALLDRAMEEIREPRTKS; this is encoded by the coding sequence ATGAATGGACACGCTCTCCCGCCACTTGTCGCCATCGTCGGGCCGACCGCCGTGGGCAAGACGGCGCTGTCGATCGCGCTGGCCCGTCGCCTTGACGGCGAGATCGTCAACGCCGACTCGCGCCAGATCTATCGCTGCATGGACATCGGCACCGCCAAGCCGTCGATTGCCGAGCAAGCCGCCGCGCCCCATCACCTGATCGACATCGTCGCGCCGGACGAGCCGTACTCGCTGGCGGTCTATCAACAGCAGGCGCTCCACGCCGTCGAGCAGATCGTCGGGCGGCGGCACGTTCCGCTGCTGGTCGGCGGGACCGGCCAGTACGTGGCGGCGGTCCTTGAGGGCTGGAATATCCCACGAGTGCCGCCGCAGCCCGACGTGCGCGCGCGGCTCGAAGCGGAGGCCGCGCAGCAGGGCACGGCGGCGCTCTACGCGCGGCTCCAGACGCTCGATCCTGCCGCCGCAGCCAGGATCGAGCCGAACAACCGGCGGCGGATTATTCGCGCGCTGGAGGTGTATGAGATCACCGGCATTCCGATCTCGACGCAGCAGACCAGGCAGCCGCCGCCGTATCGCATCACGACGCTCTGGCTAACCCTCGATCGCGCCACGCTCTACCGCCGCATCGACCAGCGCGTCGACGCCATGATCGCGGCGGGGCTGGTCGACGAAGTACGCGCGCTGCTCGATCGCGGCTACGACTGGTCGCTTCCGGCGCTGTCGAGCCTGGGCTACAAAGAGCTTCGGCCCTGGTTCGAGGGCAGCGCGCCGCTTGAGGAGTGTATCCAGCGGCTAAAGTTCAATACGCACGCCTTTGTCCGCAAGCAGGATATGTGGTTCAAGCGCCTGCCGCACTGTGTGCACGTGCCAGCCGACGATCCCGCGCTGCTTGATCGGGCGATGGAGGAGATTCGCGAACCAAGAACCAAGAGCTAA